Proteins from a single region of Streptomyces sp. Tu 3180:
- a CDS encoding IclR family transcriptional regulator C-terminal domain-containing protein, translated as MAPGVSRAAPKEPVTADLSPGDSGAEATGPLERGLAVLRVMADAPHAMRPGDLARATGLARSAVDRITATLTHLGYLRAEGRELVLAPRLMECGNAYLDASGLSRALRPNLERLTRTLDESVSAIVPDGCDARIVGKAVPPGRVIPLGFRVGDLLPAERCAAGAVLAAGWRPETYDAWRARRAADPLDAGFPAVPTRRTAPLPERTEAEFAAWTAAAEANGWALDDQLVAPGLVALAVPVRDPGGRPVCAISVLAHAGRHGGGELREHALTALTQAARDIADELYGTPAAAAPPPAAPAYTDAKPELGPSFLQALARGLAVLTALGRRPGGLALAEAAEAAGLSYPSTRRNLLTLRQLGYVEQRGRRFLPSPRVLELGYARLSTLTLADIARPHLAELAERVKESASLAVLDGAEVRYVARAATEQITSARITPGTRLPAYATSMGRVLLADLPEADRLERIRALRPRSLTPHTLTSPDALAAALDRAARAGHALVEQELEVGLRSLAVPVRDRGGRAVGAVNVALHAGPEPPAHTRDTMLPALRACAARIESDLAVAFVDTPVQTD; from the coding sequence ATGGCGCCGGGCGTTTCGAGGGCGGCACCGAAGGAGCCGGTGACGGCGGACCTCTCGCCGGGGGACTCCGGGGCGGAAGCCACCGGCCCGCTGGAGCGCGGACTCGCCGTGCTGCGGGTCATGGCCGACGCCCCCCACGCCATGCGCCCGGGCGACCTCGCCCGCGCGACCGGCCTGGCGCGTTCGGCTGTCGACCGGATCACCGCGACCCTGACCCACCTCGGCTACCTGCGCGCCGAGGGGCGCGAACTCGTGCTCGCCCCCCGCCTCATGGAATGCGGCAACGCCTATCTGGACGCGAGCGGCCTGTCCCGCGCGCTGCGGCCGAACCTGGAGCGGCTGACCCGCACCCTCGACGAGTCGGTCTCGGCGATCGTCCCCGACGGCTGCGACGCGCGCATCGTCGGCAAGGCCGTCCCGCCCGGCCGGGTGATTCCCCTGGGCTTCCGCGTCGGTGACCTGCTGCCCGCCGAGCGCTGCGCGGCCGGTGCCGTACTCGCCGCCGGATGGCGGCCCGAGACGTACGACGCGTGGCGGGCCCGCCGTGCCGCCGACCCCCTCGACGCGGGGTTCCCGGCCGTCCCCACGCGTCGCACCGCCCCCCTCCCCGAGCGGACGGAGGCCGAGTTCGCCGCCTGGACCGCGGCGGCCGAGGCGAACGGCTGGGCACTGGACGACCAGCTGGTCGCCCCGGGCCTGGTCGCACTGGCGGTCCCCGTGCGCGACCCCGGCGGCCGGCCCGTGTGCGCGATCAGCGTGCTCGCCCACGCCGGCCGCCACGGCGGCGGCGAACTGCGCGAGCACGCGCTGACCGCGTTGACGCAGGCGGCCCGGGACATCGCGGACGAGCTGTACGGCACCCCGGCGGCAGCCGCTCCGCCGCCTGCCGCCCCCGCCTACACCGACGCCAAACCGGAACTGGGCCCGTCCTTCCTCCAGGCGCTGGCCCGGGGCCTCGCCGTGCTGACCGCGCTCGGCCGGCGGCCCGGCGGCCTCGCCCTCGCCGAGGCGGCCGAGGCCGCCGGGCTCTCGTACCCCAGCACCCGCCGCAATCTGCTGACGCTGCGTCAACTCGGTTACGTCGAACAGCGCGGCCGCCGCTTCCTGCCCTCCCCGCGCGTCCTGGAGCTGGGATACGCACGGCTGTCCACCCTCACCCTCGCCGACATCGCCCGGCCCCATCTGGCCGAACTGGCCGAACGGGTGAAGGAGTCGGCCTCACTCGCGGTCCTCGACGGCGCCGAGGTCCGCTATGTGGCCCGGGCCGCCACCGAACAGATCACCAGCGCCCGGATCACGCCCGGCACCCGGTTGCCCGCGTACGCCACCTCCATGGGCCGGGTCCTGCTCGCGGACCTGCCCGAGGCGGACCGGCTGGAACGGATCCGTGCCCTGCGCCCCCGGTCCCTCACCCCGCACACGCTCACCTCGCCCGACGCGCTCGCCGCCGCCCTGGACCGGGCCGCCCGTGCGGGACACGCCCTGGTCGAGCAGGAACTGGAGGTGGGACTGCGCTCGCTGGCCGTACCGGTCAGGGACCGCGGCGGGCGAGCCGTCGGAGCCGTGAACGTCGCCCTGCACGCCGGCCCGGAGCCGCCCGCACACACCCGGGACACCATGCTCCCCGCGCTGCGCGCCTGCGCCGCCCGCATCGAGTCCGACCTGGCCGTCGCGTTCGTCGACACCCCCGTGCAGACGGACTGA
- a CDS encoding ester cyclase — MPTTGATNHTATLERLHSAVNSGDPEAVSKAIDECVAPDLLFHAPVPVGETGAKALKRVWEVLLRAFPDIHVAVQETVTEGDKVVVRNTVTGTHLGEYRGLPPTGKTVTYDEIFIFRFADGRIAEVRGVVDVLTQLRQLGALPS; from the coding sequence ATGCCGACGACCGGGGCAACGAACCACACAGCGACGCTCGAACGTCTTCACTCCGCCGTGAACAGCGGCGATCCGGAAGCCGTCTCGAAGGCCATCGACGAGTGTGTCGCACCGGACCTGCTCTTCCACGCGCCGGTGCCGGTGGGCGAGACGGGCGCGAAGGCCCTGAAGCGGGTGTGGGAGGTGCTCCTGCGCGCGTTCCCCGACATCCACGTCGCCGTTCAGGAGACGGTCACGGAGGGCGACAAGGTCGTCGTCAGGAACACGGTGACCGGGACCCACCTGGGGGAGTACCGGGGCCTGCCGCCCACCGGGAAGACCGTCACCTACGACGAGATCTTCATCTTCCGCTTCGCCGACGGGCGGATCGCCGAAGTCCGGGGGGTCGTCGACGTCCTCACACAGCTACGTCAGCTCGGCGCCCTTCCGTCCTGA
- a CDS encoding FxsB family cyclophane-forming radical SAM/SPASM peptide maturase, producing the protein MPAPPPPPPEPSRHPSWPHRALDVAGLRRSGVRPLPFRQFVLKVHSRCNLACTYCYVYRGADHSWRDRPPRVPDRVVRRAARRIADHAAAHGLDAVHLNFHGGEPLLAGAAFLAECAATVRAAVRARAPGCAVHASLQTNATLLTDRALAVLAAADIRIGVSLDGGSAALNGRRITHAGRPAWPAAARGLRRLSARPDSWAGILCTIDLESDPVEVYESLAALRPPALDLLLPHATWSSPPPGTSPAREATPYADWLITAFDHWLARRPAGPPVRIFREIIGLLLGLPGQAEAVGTSPLVAVVIDTDGSIEQVDSLKTAYAGAPATGLDVFRHSFDEALDHPGIAARQLGPDALPDACRNCPVGEVCGGGNYAHRYRPDTGFRNRSVYCADLYRLIRHVAVRLGETACGPGARTGPDRL; encoded by the coding sequence GTGCCCGCCCCTCCCCCGCCGCCCCCGGAGCCGTCCCGGCACCCGTCGTGGCCGCACCGCGCCCTGGACGTGGCCGGCCTGCGCCGCAGCGGGGTGCGGCCGCTGCCGTTCCGGCAGTTCGTGCTGAAGGTGCACAGCCGCTGCAACCTCGCCTGCACCTACTGCTACGTCTACCGGGGCGCGGACCACAGCTGGCGGGACCGCCCGCCGCGGGTCCCGGACCGAGTGGTGCGCCGTGCCGCCCGGCGGATCGCCGACCACGCGGCCGCGCACGGCCTCGATGCCGTGCACCTCAATTTCCACGGCGGCGAGCCGCTGCTCGCCGGGGCGGCCTTCCTCGCCGAGTGCGCCGCGACCGTGCGCGCGGCGGTGCGCGCGCGGGCCCCCGGCTGCGCGGTGCACGCGAGCCTGCAGACCAACGCGACCCTGCTGACGGACCGGGCGCTCGCCGTGCTCGCCGCCGCGGACATCCGGATCGGGGTCAGCCTGGACGGTGGCAGCGCCGCCCTGAACGGGCGCCGGATCACCCACGCCGGACGGCCCGCGTGGCCGGCGGCGGCCCGCGGGCTGCGCCGGCTGAGCGCCCGCCCGGATTCCTGGGCAGGAATCCTGTGCACGATCGATCTGGAGTCCGACCCGGTGGAGGTGTACGAATCCCTGGCCGCGCTGCGGCCTCCCGCCCTGGACCTGCTGCTGCCGCACGCCACCTGGTCCTCCCCGCCGCCCGGCACGAGCCCGGCGAGGGAGGCGACACCGTACGCCGACTGGCTGATCACCGCGTTCGACCACTGGCTGGCCCGTCGCCCGGCCGGGCCGCCGGTGCGGATCTTCCGGGAGATCATCGGCCTGCTCCTCGGGCTGCCGGGCCAGGCCGAGGCGGTCGGCACCTCTCCCCTGGTCGCCGTCGTCATCGACACCGACGGCTCCATCGAGCAGGTGGACTCGCTGAAAACGGCTTACGCCGGGGCACCGGCCACCGGTCTGGACGTCTTCCGCCACTCCTTCGACGAGGCACTGGACCACCCCGGGATCGCAGCCCGCCAGCTCGGCCCGGACGCGCTCCCGGACGCCTGCCGGAACTGCCCGGTGGGCGAGGTCTGCGGCGGTGGGAACTACGCGCACCGCTACCGTCCGGACACCGGTTTCCGCAACCGCTCGGTGTACTGCGCCGACCTGTACCGGCTCATCCGGCACGTGGCTGTGCGGCTCGGGGAGACGGCCTGCGGGCCGGGCGCCCGGACCGGTCCGGACCGGCTCTGA
- a CDS encoding YxD-tail cyclophane-containing RiPP peptide: MHDRPTVVPSPADLPDLSHLDARALATPGGHPVLGPVVAALLTRCGTEKTPVAFYEDGIL; encoded by the coding sequence ATGCACGACCGCCCCACCGTCGTCCCGTCGCCGGCCGACCTGCCCGACCTGTCCCACCTCGACGCACGCGCCCTGGCCACGCCCGGCGGGCACCCGGTGCTCGGCCCGGTCGTGGCCGCCCTCCTCACCCGGTGCGGAACCGAGAAGACGCCCGTCGCCTTCTACGAGGACGGCATCCTCTGA
- the fxsT gene encoding FxSxx-COOH system tetratricopeptide repeat protein codes for MAEQAWPSAPGEHFTISYAGFNRPWAAWISHQLEQLGYRTTTLRWDPGPAGPLTDALLDLLRAPGRVLLLLDNWYFRLGPRTRAEWTAALREVVPSNVDRLAAVSVATDPLPPTVAALRPVDLRDLAATEARRRILRLLGIDPALQGPAGTDETGPRFPHDPPAIRKVPRRNDSFTGRDPVLEELHEALSSAGDEGARCSLYGISGVGKSQIAQEYAHRFGNAYDVVYWINANYRGTAREQLAALAARLELSVGQEIGDRIRAVHEALRTGRPHGRWLLVFDGADYMDQVDDLVPEGRGHVLLTSLTRDWSAARRAREIRVQPFLREESIAYALRRAPRLTRQEAHDLADAVEDLPLILAQTTAWLDTNPMPARDYIALIRRGEPSKVGIGLSEQYSMSFQTSWSITLNTLRERAESAAELLKLLVFFSPENIPVRLIQSARARDLPPHLAALAADPIGWHTALRRLSEATAVRLDYETSPGQETVVDSVQMHKLYHGFLRNDLSEAERDVLSATACRILVDADPRQPNEPNHWHRYANLFPHLKHSGALDSSDGDVQELVLNCINYARARGEYRTGLSLCEQALAHWRSFMSPTSRVMRLAMLQHSNLLRRSGRYQEAEAVGREGVRAFDGRPPDDPDLLSARNALGGALMALARLDEAYELYEDMYRQYLGTVGPENPRTLQARENLGSTLGLLGRYDEARQVFEENAAIRTRLFRTENLDTLRSNLNVARMLRLLGQYVEATSRQELNLRLHRDRLGSNNPETMRAEHNLALCRRRQGDLAGAESLMRDVVTRSIRVQGPRHPDTLMVQADFATFVREHGDLVEARALADKVAQHYRALVGEDHPYAIGTYGNIGLVLWEYGEREEAVTLAERAYAGMRAAVGEDHPWTLGTALNAAGARHLVGDDEGAVDLSRGTLERAVHVLGALHPLTLSCRAALADDLRALRRAEEAAKHEKEALQGLTDSFGAQHPHTLSVRRRERPYWDFEPQPI; via the coding sequence ATGGCTGAGCAAGCCTGGCCCAGTGCCCCGGGCGAGCACTTCACCATCAGCTACGCCGGATTCAACCGCCCCTGGGCCGCCTGGATCTCCCACCAGCTGGAGCAGCTGGGGTACCGGACCACCACGCTGCGCTGGGACCCGGGCCCGGCGGGCCCGCTGACCGACGCGCTGCTCGATCTGCTGCGGGCACCCGGACGGGTGCTCCTGCTGCTGGACAACTGGTACTTCCGGCTCGGCCCGCGCACCAGGGCGGAGTGGACCGCCGCTCTGCGCGAGGTGGTGCCCTCGAACGTGGACCGGCTCGCCGCGGTGAGCGTGGCGACCGACCCCCTCCCCCCGACGGTCGCCGCGCTGCGCCCCGTCGACCTGCGGGACCTGGCCGCCACGGAGGCCCGTCGGCGGATCCTGCGCCTGCTCGGCATCGACCCCGCGCTGCAGGGCCCGGCGGGCACGGACGAGACCGGACCGCGCTTCCCGCACGACCCGCCGGCGATCCGCAAGGTGCCCCGCCGCAACGACAGCTTCACCGGCCGCGACCCGGTCCTGGAGGAGCTGCACGAGGCGCTGAGCAGCGCCGGCGACGAGGGCGCCCGCTGTTCGCTGTACGGCATCTCCGGGGTGGGCAAGAGCCAGATCGCCCAGGAGTACGCCCACCGCTTCGGCAACGCCTACGACGTCGTCTACTGGATCAACGCCAACTACCGGGGCACGGCCCGTGAGCAGCTCGCCGCGCTGGCCGCGCGGCTGGAGCTGTCCGTGGGCCAGGAGATCGGCGACCGCATCCGGGCCGTGCACGAGGCGCTGCGCACCGGGCGGCCCCACGGTCGCTGGCTGCTGGTCTTCGACGGCGCCGATTACATGGACCAGGTCGACGACCTCGTCCCCGAGGGCCGCGGGCACGTCCTGCTGACCAGCCTCACCCGCGACTGGTCGGCCGCCCGGCGCGCCCGGGAGATCCGGGTGCAGCCGTTCCTGCGCGAGGAGAGCATCGCCTACGCGCTGCGCCGGGCCCCGCGGCTGACCCGCCAGGAGGCGCACGACCTGGCGGACGCGGTCGAGGACCTGCCGCTCATCCTCGCCCAGACCACCGCCTGGCTGGACACCAACCCCATGCCCGCGCGGGACTACATCGCGCTGATCCGGCGCGGCGAGCCCAGCAAGGTCGGCATCGGGCTGAGCGAGCAGTACTCGATGAGCTTCCAGACCAGTTGGTCGATAACGCTGAACACGCTGCGGGAGCGGGCCGAGAGCGCCGCCGAGCTGCTCAAGCTGCTGGTGTTCTTCTCCCCGGAGAACATTCCCGTACGGCTGATCCAGTCCGCGCGGGCCCGGGACCTGCCGCCGCACCTGGCCGCCCTCGCCGCGGATCCCATCGGCTGGCACACGGCCCTGCGCCGGCTCTCCGAGGCGACGGCGGTCCGGCTGGACTACGAGACCTCGCCGGGTCAGGAGACGGTCGTCGACAGCGTCCAGATGCACAAGCTGTACCACGGCTTCCTGCGCAACGACCTCAGCGAGGCGGAACGCGACGTGCTCTCGGCGACGGCCTGCCGCATCCTCGTCGACGCCGATCCCCGTCAGCCCAACGAGCCCAACCACTGGCACCGCTACGCCAACCTCTTCCCGCACCTGAAGCACTCGGGGGCGCTGGACAGCTCGGACGGGGACGTCCAGGAACTGGTGCTGAACTGCATCAACTACGCCCGGGCGCGGGGCGAGTACCGGACCGGTCTGTCCCTGTGCGAGCAGGCTCTGGCCCACTGGCGCTCCTTCATGTCCCCCACCTCCCGGGTCATGCGGCTCGCGATGCTCCAGCACTCGAACCTGCTGCGCCGGTCCGGCCGCTACCAGGAGGCCGAGGCGGTGGGCCGGGAAGGCGTCCGCGCGTTCGACGGCCGTCCGCCGGACGATCCGGACCTGCTCAGCGCCCGCAACGCCCTGGGCGGCGCGCTCATGGCGCTGGCCAGGCTGGACGAGGCGTACGAGCTGTACGAGGACATGTACCGGCAGTACCTGGGCACGGTGGGCCCGGAGAACCCGCGCACCCTCCAGGCGCGCGAGAACCTCGGCAGCACGCTGGGGCTGCTCGGCCGGTACGACGAGGCCCGGCAGGTGTTCGAGGAGAACGCCGCCATCCGCACCCGCCTGTTCCGGACCGAGAACCTGGACACGCTGCGGTCGAACCTCAACGTCGCCAGGATGCTCCGCCTGCTCGGCCAGTACGTGGAGGCCACCTCACGGCAGGAGCTCAACCTCCGGCTGCACCGCGACCGGCTCGGCTCCAACAATCCCGAGACGATGCGCGCCGAGCACAACCTCGCCCTGTGCCGCAGGCGGCAGGGCGATCTGGCGGGGGCCGAGAGCCTGATGCGGGACGTGGTGACCCGCAGCATCCGCGTGCAGGGTCCCCGGCACCCCGACACCCTCATGGTGCAGGCCGACTTCGCGACCTTCGTCCGGGAGCACGGAGACCTCGTCGAGGCCCGGGCGCTGGCGGACAAGGTCGCGCAGCACTACCGGGCGCTGGTCGGCGAGGACCACCCCTACGCCATCGGCACCTACGGCAACATCGGCCTGGTGCTGTGGGAGTACGGGGAGCGCGAGGAGGCGGTGACGCTCGCCGAGCGGGCGTACGCCGGTATGCGCGCGGCCGTCGGCGAGGACCACCCGTGGACGCTGGGCACGGCCCTCAACGCGGCCGGCGCCCGGCACCTGGTCGGCGACGACGAAGGGGCCGTGGACCTCAGCCGCGGCACGCTGGAGCGGGCCGTCCACGTCCTGGGCGCCCTGCATCCGCTCACCCTGTCCTGCCGCGCGGCCCTGGCCGACGACCTGCGGGCGCTGCGCCGTGCGGAGGAGGCCGCCAAGCACGAGAAGGAAGCCCTGCAGGGGCTCACCGACTCCTTCGGAGCCCAGCATCCGCACACCCTTTCCGTCCGCCGCCGCGAGCGTCCCTACTGGGACTTCGAACCCCAGCCCATCTGA
- a CDS encoding FxsB family cyclophane-forming radical SAM/SPASM peptide maturase: MTRDRSTFPSPVPRAGAEVSQPAPWPLDLLDVPALRRSGTRPAPLRQFVLKTHSRCNLACTYCYIYAGPDSTWRDRPVHMADATLLRTAERIAEHVRRHGLREVRVDFFGGEPLLTGPDPLLRAAEALRGTLPAGTGLDLAVQTNGVLLTRPVLDRLARAGIRVGLSADGGNAALNRRRVDHAGRPSWPALARAARLLGERPDSYSGVLCTIDPCSDPVEVFTSLLDLHPPFLDLLLPHANWSSPPPAGPAGPAPYGRWLRAAFDHWWDADPPGPPVRIFQEIIGLLLGRPSGSETVGLSPMVAIIVDTDGAIEQVDSVKSAYHGASATGLNVFTDSFDAALDHPGVVARQMGPAALAPQCRACPLTAVCGGGNYAHRYLAGSGFRHPSVYCADLELLIRHIADRLLAALPAGASGAPPPGNMP; encoded by the coding sequence GTGACCCGTGACCGCAGCACTTTCCCGTCCCCCGTCCCGCGGGCCGGGGCGGAGGTGAGCCAGCCCGCCCCCTGGCCCCTGGACCTGCTGGACGTCCCCGCGCTGCGGCGGTCCGGCACCCGCCCCGCCCCGTTGCGCCAGTTCGTGCTGAAGACGCACAGCCGCTGCAATCTGGCCTGCACCTACTGCTACATCTACGCGGGTCCCGACAGCACCTGGCGCGACCGGCCCGTGCACATGGCGGACGCCACCCTGCTCCGGACCGCCGAGCGCATCGCCGAACACGTCCGGCGGCACGGGCTGCGGGAGGTGCGGGTGGACTTCTTCGGCGGGGAGCCCCTGCTCACCGGACCGGACCCGCTGCTGCGCGCCGCCGAGGCGCTGCGCGGAACGCTCCCGGCCGGGACCGGACTGGACCTCGCCGTGCAGACCAACGGGGTGCTGCTGACCCGGCCGGTGCTGGACCGGCTCGCCCGGGCCGGGATCCGGGTGGGCCTGAGCGCGGACGGCGGCAACGCCGCCCTGAACCGCCGCAGGGTCGACCACGCCGGGCGCCCGTCCTGGCCGGCCCTGGCCCGCGCGGCGAGACTGCTCGGGGAACGCCCGGACAGCTACTCCGGTGTGCTGTGCACCATCGACCCGTGCAGCGACCCGGTGGAGGTCTTCACCTCGCTGCTCGACCTGCACCCGCCCTTCCTGGACCTGCTGCTGCCGCACGCCAACTGGTCCAGTCCGCCCCCGGCGGGTCCGGCCGGGCCCGCGCCCTACGGCCGGTGGCTGCGCGCTGCCTTCGACCACTGGTGGGACGCCGATCCGCCGGGCCCGCCGGTGCGGATCTTCCAGGAGATCATCGGGCTGCTGCTGGGCCGGCCGAGCGGCAGCGAGACGGTGGGGCTCTCCCCGATGGTGGCGATCATCGTGGACACCGACGGCGCCATCGAACAGGTGGACTCGGTGAAATCGGCCTACCACGGGGCGAGCGCGACGGGGCTGAACGTGTTCACCGACAGTTTCGACGCCGCTCTGGACCACCCCGGCGTGGTGGCCCGCCAGATGGGACCGGCCGCGCTCGCACCGCAGTGCCGCGCCTGCCCGCTGACGGCCGTGTGCGGGGGCGGCAACTACGCGCACCGTTACCTGGCGGGCAGCGGATTCAGGCACCCGTCGGTCTACTGCGCCGACCTCGAGCTGCTGATCCGGCACATCGCCGACCGGCTGCTCGCCGCCCTGCCCGCCGGGGCATCCGGCGCGCCGCCGCCGGGCAACATGCCGTGA
- a CDS encoding SAV_2336 N-terminal domain-related protein, which produces MAGRPHPPRPGPPPGGAGDTPGTGTPPAAPPSGGAGSAVPPVRDPVTEAGPGRAAVDLLPVREGVAARTAPRQDIAVPSASAFPALLPLQRALRPFRRYRLSAVPGPGEVDETATADRAADCGLVWPVLRPVHGREADLQLLVDSSPSMTVWEQMVHELREVCEWVGAFRSVTVRHLRPDGTGVAASALPHLNAPRVPAEQLLEPGGRRVTLVVSDCAGPLWQGSAMRELLHRGVRGGPLAVLQPLSQRLWARTRLPAEPGTLRRRPGGYGPLEFTPLRRTARDAGAPAALPVPVLAASPGALSTWARLVTGNTGVRLRGAAAWVGGPGTTGPGAGPARPGGSPARDAAQLLAAFEASASPLGRQLAVYLSAAPLSLPVMQLVQRAMLPQTGPAELSEVLLSGLVVQAPGPEGTEAPGAYRGEPWYEFLPGVRDLLIDRLSAGEAALVLKHCSLYVERAFGRSARNFPAVAVAYLMDVGTDPEIGPDAVPEPFARVSERVLRRFEPEPALLRHTSAAPGAGELGRTLLDRYERERSPRDLLAAARLLRAAADTGPSGELLARLADALRQTWQEWGGEDVLDEAERAARGALAADRTLSTGLALARVLDARARAALAAGRAAQAVAGLRETAGHCRTALEEAEGNGDEARLACVLLLAEALRTLSATAPGGPRPALLEEAQEALTAQARRWPAGRVPPPLLLSRGHVLLDLARLSGERGFALRAAADLASAVEGLREDPDARHDSLPTALTGLAEALSAPPDGQGGDEAHELLTEAAALAREAADPLAEAACLTLAARNRRDHHDRTGDLDALRAADEAFTRARRLVPPDTHRHVDLLTESGELALRRAESEPESTQLAARAVQLLREANGRTGSDDPRAGHRRLLFGRALRLRHEQQGGVADLHEAAWTLTLATRDDGGTGAQAWLELGDVQALLARRTGVFHHYAQASTAYLRAATGTGDALTAARARHRRGEVLEHTAGPARALESYRLARALWEELDATDTEEARRTMDRIARLEARP; this is translated from the coding sequence GTGGCTGGCCGGCCGCATCCCCCGCGGCCCGGCCCGCCGCCCGGCGGGGCCGGTGACACCCCCGGGACCGGCACACCACCGGCTGCACCGCCCTCCGGGGGAGCCGGGTCCGCCGTGCCGCCCGTCCGCGATCCGGTGACGGAGGCCGGGCCCGGGCGCGCCGCGGTCGATCTGCTGCCCGTACGGGAGGGCGTCGCGGCACGCACCGCGCCGCGCCAGGACATCGCCGTCCCCTCCGCGTCGGCCTTCCCCGCGCTGCTGCCCCTGCAGCGTGCGCTGCGTCCCTTCCGGCGCTACCGGCTGTCGGCCGTGCCCGGCCCCGGCGAGGTCGACGAGACGGCGACCGCCGACCGCGCGGCGGACTGCGGTCTGGTGTGGCCGGTGCTGCGCCCGGTCCACGGCCGGGAGGCGGACCTGCAGCTCCTCGTGGACTCCTCGCCTTCCATGACCGTGTGGGAGCAGATGGTGCACGAGCTGCGGGAGGTGTGCGAATGGGTCGGCGCCTTCCGCAGTGTGACGGTACGCCACCTGCGCCCGGACGGCACGGGTGTGGCCGCGAGCGCCCTGCCGCACCTCAACGCGCCCCGGGTGCCCGCCGAGCAGCTGCTGGAACCCGGCGGCCGGCGTGTGACCCTGGTCGTCAGCGACTGCGCGGGCCCGCTGTGGCAGGGCTCCGCCATGCGGGAGCTGCTGCACCGAGGAGTGCGCGGCGGTCCGCTCGCCGTCCTGCAGCCGCTGTCGCAGCGGCTGTGGGCGCGCACCCGGCTGCCGGCCGAGCCCGGCACCCTGCGCCGCCGCCCCGGCGGGTACGGCCCGCTGGAGTTCACCCCCCTGCGCCGCACGGCCCGGGACGCCGGCGCTCCGGCCGCGCTGCCCGTGCCGGTGCTGGCCGCCAGTCCCGGGGCCCTGTCGACGTGGGCGCGGCTGGTCACCGGGAACACCGGGGTACGGCTGCGCGGGGCCGCCGCCTGGGTCGGCGGGCCCGGCACCACGGGTCCGGGCGCCGGGCCGGCCCGCCCGGGCGGCTCCCCGGCGCGGGACGCCGCCCAGCTCCTCGCCGCCTTCGAGGCGTCCGCCTCGCCGCTCGGCCGCCAGCTCGCCGTGTACCTGTCCGCCGCCCCGCTCTCCCTTCCCGTCATGCAGCTCGTCCAGCGCGCCATGCTCCCGCAGACCGGCCCCGCCGAGCTGTCCGAGGTGCTGCTCAGCGGCCTCGTCGTCCAGGCCCCCGGCCCGGAGGGCACCGAGGCTCCGGGGGCGTACCGCGGCGAGCCGTGGTACGAGTTCCTGCCCGGCGTCCGCGACCTGCTCATCGACCGGCTCAGCGCCGGTGAGGCCGCCCTCGTCCTCAAGCACTGCTCGCTGTACGTCGAGAGGGCCTTCGGCCGCAGCGCCCGCAACTTCCCGGCCGTCGCGGTCGCCTACCTCATGGACGTCGGCACCGACCCGGAGATCGGCCCGGACGCCGTACCCGAGCCCTTCGCCCGGGTGTCGGAGCGGGTGCTGCGCCGCTTCGAGCCCGAACCCGCGCTGCTGCGCCACACGTCCGCCGCGCCCGGTGCCGGAGAACTGGGCCGCACCCTGCTCGACCGCTACGAGCGCGAACGCTCCCCACGCGATCTGCTGGCCGCCGCACGTCTGCTGCGGGCGGCGGCCGACACCGGCCCCTCCGGGGAGCTCCTCGCCCGGCTCGCCGATGCGCTGCGGCAGACCTGGCAGGAGTGGGGTGGTGAGGACGTCCTGGACGAGGCCGAACGGGCGGCACGCGGCGCGCTCGCCGCGGACCGCACCCTGAGCACCGGACTCGCGCTCGCCCGGGTCCTGGACGCCCGCGCCCGGGCCGCGCTCGCCGCGGGACGCGCCGCGCAGGCCGTCGCGGGCCTGCGGGAGACCGCCGGGCACTGCCGCACCGCCCTGGAGGAGGCGGAGGGAAACGGCGACGAGGCCCGCCTGGCGTGCGTCCTGCTGCTCGCCGAGGCGCTGCGCACGCTGTCCGCCACCGCTCCCGGGGGCCCTCGTCCGGCACTGCTGGAGGAGGCCCAGGAGGCGCTGACCGCGCAGGCCCGGCGGTGGCCCGCCGGCCGGGTTCCGCCGCCCCTGCTGCTCAGCCGCGGCCATGTGCTGCTCGACCTGGCCCGGCTGAGCGGCGAGCGCGGCTTCGCGCTGCGAGCCGCGGCCGACCTGGCCAGTGCCGTCGAAGGGCTGCGCGAGGACCCGGACGCGCGCCACGACAGCCTGCCGACCGCGCTGACCGGTCTCGCGGAGGCGCTGTCCGCACCGCCCGACGGGCAGGGCGGCGACGAGGCGCACGAGCTGCTGACCGAGGCCGCCGCGCTCGCCCGGGAGGCCGCCGACCCGCTCGCCGAGGCGGCCTGTCTGACCCTGGCCGCCCGCAACCGCCGCGACCACCACGACCGGACCGGGGACCTCGACGCCCTCCGGGCGGCCGACGAGGCCTTCACCCGGGCCCGCCGGCTGGTCCCGCCCGACACCCACCGGCACGTGGACCTGCTCACCGAGTCCGGTGAACTCGCCCTGCGGCGGGCGGAGTCGGAGCCGGAGTCGACCCAGCTCGCGGCCCGTGCCGTGCAGTTGCTGCGGGAGGCCAACGGCCGGACCGGTTCCGACGATCCCCGTGCCGGCCACCGCCGCCTGCTGTTCGGCCGCGCCCTGCGCCTGCGGCACGAGCAGCAGGGCGGGGTCGCCGACCTGCACGAAGCCGCCTGGACCCTCACCCTCGCCACGCGCGACGACGGCGGGACCGGCGCGCAGGCCTGGCTCGAACTGGGTGACGTCCAGGCCCTGCTCGCGCGGCGCACCGGTGTCTTCCACCACTACGCCCAGGCCTCCACCGCCTATCTGCGGGCCGCCACCGGCACCGGGGACGCCCTGACCGCGGCCCGGGCCCGGCACCGCCGCGGCGAGGTCCTGGAGCACACGGCGGGACCCGCCCGCGCGCTGGAGTCGTACCGCCTGGCCCGCGCGCTGTGGGAGGAGCTGGACGCGACGGACACCGAGGAGGCCCGGCGCACCATGGACCGGATCGCGCGGCTGGAGGCACGGCCGTGA